From the genome of Perca fluviatilis chromosome 1, GENO_Pfluv_1.0, whole genome shotgun sequence, one region includes:
- the LOC120557121 gene encoding uncharacterized protein LOC120557121 isoform X1 gives MTRAALTKLLILVILAFIICLPEFFTLYRVSKVNFLCLSYRPCEQDNPIKEGENGKIGDAEIRRKNMCDPSQTPESEKWEQDCMEEHQSNTTDPELDSSRGGEDPEKSWFMCKTDVNIAELQSNTSSSVLKVHFEVSVELQLRDAETLSLTLYGSSNHSSLHLHSPEEEKEEEEEEDDEGQRKAFYCCLPVLPTSESANQSRCLLWLANQTLLTETAKKKLPWKRTQKDEWQCVFRVLWLALLCVVMLTIFTTVFGQIYWKRRSCKNPKVHPVGYDITGQQLNDGEHTEIIIPKGMILHSYGSRPKSGLTPIQEVDAQDEIETLLDGNVDHCYTANHLHHRIHPSTSSLTEEQAW, from the exons ATGACAAGAGCAGCACTGACTAAACTCCTCATCCTCGTGATCCTCGCCTTCATCATCTGCCTCCCAGAATTCTTCACATTGTACAGAG taTCAAAAGTGAACTTCCTTTGCCTGTCCTACCGACCCTGTGAGCAAGATAATCCGATTAAGGAGGGGGAAAATGGGAAGATTGGGGATGCTGAAATTAGGAGAAAGAATATGTGTGACCCTTCACAGACTCCAGAAAGTGAAAAGTGGGAGCAGGACTGCATGGAGGAGCATCAAAGCAACACGACAGATCCTGAGTTAGACTCCAGCAGAGGAGGCGAAGACCCAGAAAAGAGCTGGTTCATGTGTAAAACAGATGTGAACATAGCAGAATTACAAAGCAACACCTCATCTTCAG TTCTAAAAGTACATTTCGAGGTGTCGGTGGAGCTTCAACTTAGAGATGCAGAGACCCTGAGTctcaccttgtacggcagcagTAATCACAGCTCCTTACACCTCCACTCacctgaggaggagaaggaggaggaggaggaggaggatgacgaAGGACAGAGGAAGGCCTTTTACTGCTGTCTGCCTGTCCTGCCCACCTCAGAATCAGCCAATCAAAGCCGCTGTCTCCTTTGGCTCGCCAATCAAACACTTTTGACTGAAACAGCAAAGAAAAAGCTGCCATGGAAACGGACACAGAAAG ATGAGTGGCAGTGTGTGTTCAGGGTGCTCTGGCTGGCTCTGCTGTGTGTAGTGATGCTGACTATTTTCACAACTGTGTTTGGACAAATCTACTGGAAGAGACGCTCATGCA AAAATCCTAAGGTGCACCCTGTTGGTTACGACATCACTGGACAGCAGTTGAACG ATGGTGAGCACACCGAGATCATTATTCCCAAAG GGATGATCCTTCACTCTTATGGGTCCCGACCTAAATCAG gactgACACCCATTCAAGAAGTTGACGCTCAAG ATGAAATAGAAACTCTGCTGGATGGAAATGTCGACCACTGCTATACAG CAAATCATCTGCATCATCGCATCCATCCCTCCACTTCCTCCCTCACAGAGGAACAGGCCTGGTGA
- the LOC120557121 gene encoding uncharacterized protein LOC120557121 isoform X2, which yields MEEHQSNTTDPELDSSRGGEDPEKSWFMCKTDVNIAELQSNTSSSVLKVHFEVSVELQLRDAETLSLTLYGSSNHSSLHLHSPEEEKEEEEEEDDEGQRKAFYCCLPVLPTSESANQSRCLLWLANQTLLTETAKKKLPWKRTQKDEWQCVFRVLWLALLCVVMLTIFTTVFGQIYWKRRSCKNPKVHPVGYDITGQQLNDGEHTEIIIPKGMILHSYGSRPKSGLTPIQEVDAQDEIETLLDGNVDHCYTANHLHHRIHPSTSSLTEEQAW from the exons ATGGAGGAGCATCAAAGCAACACGACAGATCCTGAGTTAGACTCCAGCAGAGGAGGCGAAGACCCAGAAAAGAGCTGGTTCATGTGTAAAACAGATGTGAACATAGCAGAATTACAAAGCAACACCTCATCTTCAG TTCTAAAAGTACATTTCGAGGTGTCGGTGGAGCTTCAACTTAGAGATGCAGAGACCCTGAGTctcaccttgtacggcagcagTAATCACAGCTCCTTACACCTCCACTCacctgaggaggagaaggaggaggaggaggaggaggatgacgaAGGACAGAGGAAGGCCTTTTACTGCTGTCTGCCTGTCCTGCCCACCTCAGAATCAGCCAATCAAAGCCGCTGTCTCCTTTGGCTCGCCAATCAAACACTTTTGACTGAAACAGCAAAGAAAAAGCTGCCATGGAAACGGACACAGAAAG ATGAGTGGCAGTGTGTGTTCAGGGTGCTCTGGCTGGCTCTGCTGTGTGTAGTGATGCTGACTATTTTCACAACTGTGTTTGGACAAATCTACTGGAAGAGACGCTCATGCA AAAATCCTAAGGTGCACCCTGTTGGTTACGACATCACTGGACAGCAGTTGAACG ATGGTGAGCACACCGAGATCATTATTCCCAAAG GGATGATCCTTCACTCTTATGGGTCCCGACCTAAATCAG gactgACACCCATTCAAGAAGTTGACGCTCAAG ATGAAATAGAAACTCTGCTGGATGGAAATGTCGACCACTGCTATACAG CAAATCATCTGCATCATCGCATCCATCCCTCCACTTCCTCCCTCACAGAGGAACAGGCCTGGTGA